The proteins below are encoded in one region of Methanofollis aquaemaris:
- a CDS encoding DUF1614 domain-containing protein yields MILSGVPTVALIPILSADQIRLLAAVMVPILLLYLFILISEEAFELTGIKISHAFFMTFGALIGSFIDIPLGMIDGVTLAVNVGGCLVPVALSAEILIKRRVSPLPAVLSVAVVTVVSYYFSFPIAGEGILMPFYIAPLVGAVAGILFTRAGPTAGAAAYIGGTMGTLIGADFLNLATPGTIEAIAGGGPAVLSIGGAGVFDGIFLTGILAVFLATLAARRIRRSTKDPEAPRHE; encoded by the coding sequence ATGATCCTGAGCGGGGTTCCAACCGTCGCCCTCATCCCGATACTCTCGGCAGACCAGATCAGACTTCTCGCCGCGGTCATGGTCCCGATCCTCCTCCTCTACCTCTTCATCCTGATCAGCGAGGAGGCCTTCGAGCTCACCGGCATAAAGATCTCTCACGCGTTTTTTATGACCTTCGGCGCCCTGATTGGGAGTTTCATCGACATCCCCCTGGGGATGATCGACGGGGTGACCCTCGCGGTGAATGTCGGTGGGTGCCTCGTCCCGGTCGCACTCTCCGCCGAGATCCTGATCAAACGGAGGGTGAGCCCCCTGCCGGCCGTTCTTTCGGTGGCGGTGGTGACCGTGGTCTCATACTATTTCTCCTTCCCTATCGCGGGCGAGGGCATCCTGATGCCCTTCTACATCGCCCCGCTCGTCGGGGCGGTCGCCGGAATCCTCTTCACGCGGGCAGGGCCGACCGCAGGTGCCGCTGCCTATATCGGGGGGACGATGGGCACACTCATTGGGGCCGACTTTCTCAACCTGGCAACTCCCGGAACAATCGAGGCGATCGCCGGAGGTGGCCCGGCAGTCCTTTCCATCGGCGGGGCGGGCGTCTTCGACGGGATCTTCCTCACCGGGATCCTCGCCGTCTTCCTTGCGACTCTGGCCGCACGCCGGATCAGACGCTCAACAAAAGACCCGGAGGCACCTCGACACGAATAA
- a CDS encoding HdeD family acid-resistance protein: MEIVEINPKEWGSFVIRGLAAILFGAVVLLWTEITLEVLMILFGLLVIVYGVTLAAFGSTRPVGETRTTLTMLMGVLVVVLGIVAVTMPYLVAAIIVSVIGALALIMGAADLGIAIFALEELSHRVLLALSGILSIILGALFLIYPLMGGIVLVALYLGIFAILSGILSVAAGIALRGQAKEA, translated from the coding sequence ATGGAGATTGTAGAAATAAACCCGAAGGAATGGGGATCTTTTGTCATACGAGGACTGGCCGCGATCCTCTTCGGGGCGGTGGTCCTTCTCTGGACCGAGATCACCCTCGAAGTCCTGATGATTCTCTTCGGGCTCCTGGTGATCGTCTACGGCGTCACGCTCGCCGCCTTCGGCTCAACACGACCGGTCGGAGAGACGAGGACGACTCTCACCATGCTCATGGGCGTCCTCGTCGTCGTCCTTGGTATCGTGGCGGTCACGATGCCGTACCTTGTTGCAGCTATCATCGTGAGCGTGATAGGCGCACTTGCCCTCATCATGGGTGCCGCCGACCTCGGTATCGCCATCTTTGCGCTGGAAGAACTGTCCCACCGGGTTCTCCTCGCGCTCTCCGGGATCCTTTCCATCATCCTCGGTGCGCTCTTCCTGATCTACCCGCTGATGGGGGGGATCGTCCTGGTCGCCCTGTACCTTGGGATCTTCGCCATCCTCTCCGGGATCCTCTCGGTCGCCGCCGGGATCGCCCTCAGGGGGCAGGCGAAAGAGGCCTGA
- a CDS encoding carboxymuconolactone decarboxylase family protein: MDYEEKLAAILKEGTAETAARWLSEIEGEFGRAPLILKRMGERPEVLISHLLYKNSVFETSHLDPKCIELISLAVGAALKCRHCVEYHIQAAMAKGATRDEILETILISGLASNASVLADAYRVMDEEAPADACLSCDLQASDL; this comes from the coding sequence ATGGACTACGAAGAGAAACTCGCCGCCATCCTCAAGGAGGGCACCGCGGAGACTGCAGCACGCTGGCTTTCTGAGATCGAGGGGGAGTTCGGCAGGGCACCCTTGATCCTCAAGCGGATGGGAGAGCGGCCTGAAGTCCTGATCTCCCACCTGCTGTACAAGAACTCGGTTTTTGAGACCAGTCACCTTGACCCCAAGTGCATCGAACTGATCAGCCTTGCCGTCGGCGCCGCCCTTAAGTGTCGCCACTGCGTGGAGTACCACATCCAGGCGGCCATGGCCAAGGGTGCGACTCGCGATGAGATCCTTGAGACGATCCTCATCTCCGGCCTTGCGTCCAACGCCTCGGTTCTTGCCGATGCCTATCGGGTGATGGACGAAGAGGCGCCGGCAGATGCCTGCCTCTCCTGTGATCTTCAGGCTTCAGACCTGTAG
- a CDS encoding methanogenesis marker 7 protein, whose protein sequence is MIFVPITYKGGVYRHDEVVDLIEDLGGYIVQKHMIAQEVVLQCLVPREDVDLIREVGKPLGGEVIVAPLVGTEIAVVSPSLEIHHLPHASCDVAEYLRRAGAKTNMVGLARGFGKRIANLNVEERDVINEHDLAVYVLGSFEACIKEKFPALRLGITVPIVLTGTPDAERLKAVVDPPVEGYVGGLGRCMHRTKKPEELATLDTMVDEVSRALDERREAIAKDPLSVSPARLRDVILEKLPVVHMVTHPTPVTVQIAGLRVKLPYEEYAPSLKEIEIEGGVTVGDVAEVLPSRMRNYIWVRIKPFSETNLMV, encoded by the coding sequence GTGATCTTTGTTCCTATTACCTACAAGGGTGGAGTCTACCGCCACGACGAGGTCGTCGACCTCATCGAAGATCTGGGCGGATATATTGTCCAGAAACACATGATCGCCCAGGAGGTCGTCCTCCAGTGCCTGGTTCCGAGAGAGGACGTCGACTTGATCCGGGAGGTGGGCAAACCCCTCGGCGGCGAGGTGATCGTCGCCCCGCTGGTGGGCACCGAGATCGCCGTCGTCTCGCCGAGTCTTGAGATCCATCACCTTCCCCATGCCTCCTGCGATGTGGCCGAGTATCTCAGGCGGGCCGGGGCGAAGACGAATATGGTCGGCCTGGCCCGGGGCTTTGGCAAGCGGATCGCAAACCTCAATGTCGAGGAGCGGGACGTGATCAACGAGCACGACCTTGCGGTCTATGTGCTCGGTTCTTTTGAGGCCTGCATCAAGGAGAAGTTTCCCGCCCTGCGCCTGGGGATCACGGTCCCGATCGTCCTGACCGGCACTCCGGATGCTGAGCGACTGAAGGCGGTCGTCGACCCGCCGGTTGAGGGATATGTCGGGGGCCTGGGGCGGTGCATGCACCGGACCAAGAAGCCCGAAGAACTTGCGACTCTGGACACGATGGTCGACGAGGTGTCCAGGGCGCTCGACGAGCGGCGGGAGGCGATCGCCAAGGATCCGCTCTCGGTCTCGCCGGCCAGGTTGAGGGACGTGATCCTGGAGAAACTGCCTGTGGTCCATATGGTCACCCACCCGACGCCGGTCACGGTTCAGATCGCGGGGCTGCGGGTGAAACTTCCGTACGAGGAGTATGCACCGTCACTCAAGGAGATTGAGATCGAAGGGGGCGTGACCGTCGGGGATGTCGCCGAGGTGCTCCCGTCACGGATGCGCAACTACATATGGGTCAGGATTAAACCCTTTTCAGAAACCAATCTCATGGTGTGA
- a CDS encoding methanogenesis marker 17 protein, with amino-acid sequence MAIEYFVVESPEERGKQAYEEVANDVLLDLNLVRIVQKIHIFVDPGVPLFVAVGTTHPIGSLVRVRDAADVNVDEEGRAVLSIGNENYLAPMLEALWGRYGKEHVDQPDRFSVLVTVPAGENPRGIEEIAIADPEEGLYKDLVYALQIIAPEGFKVRRQYHRAGVFYYVASEDTLPEEVVETVVADQLKKIGVVL; translated from the coding sequence ATGGCAATCGAGTACTTCGTGGTCGAGTCTCCCGAGGAGAGGGGAAAGCAGGCCTATGAGGAGGTCGCCAACGACGTCCTCCTTGACCTCAACCTGGTCAGGATCGTCCAGAAGATCCATATCTTCGTCGACCCCGGGGTACCGCTCTTCGTGGCGGTGGGGACCACCCACCCGATCGGGAGTCTGGTCAGGGTGCGGGACGCCGCCGATGTGAACGTGGACGAGGAGGGGCGGGCGGTCCTCTCGATCGGGAACGAGAACTATCTTGCACCGATGCTCGAAGCCCTCTGGGGACGCTACGGCAAGGAGCATGTCGATCAGCCCGACCGCTTCTCGGTGCTGGTCACGGTGCCCGCCGGCGAGAACCCGCGGGGGATCGAGGAGATCGCCATTGCCGATCCCGAGGAAGGGCTGTATAAGGATCTGGTCTACGCCCTCCAGATCATCGCCCCCGAGGGCTTCAAGGTCCGCCGGCAGTACCACCGGGCGGGGGTCTTCTACTATGTGGCGAGCGAGGACACCCTCCCCGAGGAGGTGGTCGAGACCGTCGTCGCCGACCAGTTGAAGAAGATCGGGGTGGTGCTGTGA
- a CDS encoding methanogenesis marker 15 protein produces MTEKVRIAQLSCGPEYSGVQKEIYDAASMVDAEVFFPDIALSDVQQGFSEFGLDVRSPDLKLAIARAKALVEGRIDADAVFIATCFRCAEAAIVRNELRRYIHENSALPVVSYSFTERTTSGTLLTRMEALTTIARRRALLAREVQEGITLGIDSGSSTTKAVVMKDNEIVGTGWLPTTEVLKSADGVVDLALQEAGLRLDDIEAIGTTGYGRYLIGKKFNAQLIQEELTVNSKGAVYLADRQHGPATVIDIGGMDNKAISVQDGIPGTFTMGGICAGASGRFLEMTAKRLGVDITELGPLAMKGMGNTVPMNSYCIVFGTQSLVNALAEGSAREDVAAAACHSVAEQVFEQQLQEVDIKEPVIMVGGTSLIQGLVRAMGELLQTEIVVPPHSQYIGSVGSALLASGYIRGE; encoded by the coding sequence GTGACCGAGAAGGTGCGGATCGCCCAACTCTCCTGTGGCCCCGAATACTCGGGTGTCCAGAAGGAGATCTACGATGCGGCCTCGATGGTGGACGCCGAGGTATTCTTCCCCGACATCGCCCTCTCCGACGTGCAGCAGGGTTTCTCCGAGTTCGGGCTCGATGTGAGGAGTCCTGACCTCAAACTCGCGATCGCCCGGGCAAAGGCCCTGGTCGAAGGACGGATCGACGCCGACGCCGTCTTCATCGCCACCTGTTTCAGGTGTGCGGAGGCGGCGATCGTCAGGAATGAACTGCGCCGGTACATCCACGAGAACTCGGCCCTCCCGGTGGTCTCGTACTCCTTCACCGAACGGACGACCTCGGGCACTCTCCTCACCAGGATGGAGGCCCTCACCACCATCGCGAGGCGACGGGCCCTGCTTGCCCGAGAGGTGCAGGAAGGGATCACCCTCGGGATCGATTCAGGTTCTTCGACCACCAAGGCGGTGGTGATGAAGGACAACGAGATCGTCGGGACCGGGTGGCTGCCCACCACCGAGGTGCTGAAGAGTGCCGACGGGGTCGTCGACCTTGCGCTTCAGGAAGCAGGTCTCCGGCTAGACGATATCGAAGCCATCGGAACGACCGGGTATGGCCGCTATCTCATCGGGAAGAAGTTCAATGCGCAACTCATTCAGGAAGAACTGACCGTCAACTCGAAGGGTGCGGTCTATCTTGCCGACCGGCAGCACGGTCCGGCGACGGTCATCGACATCGGCGGGATGGACAACAAGGCCATCTCGGTCCAGGACGGGATCCCCGGCACCTTCACGATGGGCGGGATCTGCGCCGGGGCGTCGGGCCGGTTCCTTGAGATGACCGCAAAGCGGCTCGGGGTCGACATCACCGAACTTGGTCCCCTCGCGATGAAGGGGATGGGCAACACGGTCCCGATGAACTCGTACTGCATTGTCTTCGGGACGCAGAGTCTGGTCAACGCCCTCGCCGAGGGGAGCGCCCGCGAGGACGTCGCCGCCGCGGCCTGTCACTCGGTGGCCGAGCAGGTCTTTGAACAGCAGCTCCAGGAAGTGGATATCAAGGAGCCGGTGATCATGGTTGGGGGCACCTCGCTCATCCAGGGGTTGGTCCGTGCGATGGGTGAACTCCTCCAGACCGAGATCGTCGTACCGCCGCATTCCCAGTACATCGGGTCGGTGGGAAGTGCGCTCCTCGCCTCCGGGTATATCAGGGGAGAGTAG
- a CDS encoding methanogenesis marker 5 protein codes for MVKVFIYPATSLILSDMVARFGHEPLGSAIGIRERIQTPGFESPPLQITPEEPKKGLKWAAVEVPSGVRGRMAVYGPLIEEAEAAIIIKDPDYAFGCMGCARTNELIQFHLRNKGIPVLDVAYPTSDEEGVGFVAAVKEFLTGLKMEESA; via the coding sequence ATGGTGAAGGTGTTTATCTATCCGGCGACGAGCCTCATCCTCTCCGATATGGTCGCCAGGTTCGGGCACGAGCCCCTGGGATCGGCGATCGGTATACGAGAACGGATTCAGACCCCCGGGTTTGAGAGCCCCCCGCTCCAGATCACCCCGGAAGAACCGAAGAAAGGGTTGAAATGGGCGGCGGTCGAGGTGCCGTCAGGGGTGCGGGGACGGATGGCCGTGTATGGCCCCCTCATCGAGGAGGCCGAGGCGGCGATCATCATCAAAGACCCCGACTATGCCTTCGGGTGCATGGGATGTGCCAGGACGAACGAGTTGATCCAGTTCCATCTCAGAAACAAAGGGATCCCGGTCCTCGATGTTGCATACCCGACGAGCGACGAGGAAGGCGTCGGTTTTGTCGCGGCGGTCAAAGAGTTCCTGACCGGACTGAAGATGGAGGAGTCGGCGTGA
- a CDS encoding methanogenesis marker 6 protein, producing the protein MAEYIPKYQGTVTKYVFVESPLLTAKDLAVRAYEISAGVMIKETCFGLQVTGTPEEVEPLIEAIREFDPTHIFIKDRGFPPGDERRCRANLGGARPGYLGHEFEMQRVRYISHGLERVARMDAEETGKAAARRPEEGRAHPLDLKKLKELIEAEEP; encoded by the coding sequence ATGGCTGAGTACATCCCGAAATATCAAGGGACGGTCACGAAGTATGTCTTCGTCGAGTCGCCGCTCCTCACCGCCAAGGATCTCGCGGTGAGGGCCTATGAGATCTCTGCAGGGGTCATGATCAAGGAGACCTGCTTTGGTCTCCAGGTGACCGGAACACCTGAGGAGGTCGAACCCCTCATCGAAGCGATCCGGGAGTTCGATCCGACGCATATATTCATCAAGGACCGGGGCTTTCCGCCAGGCGACGAGCGCCGGTGCCGGGCAAACCTGGGCGGAGCGCGGCCCGGGTATCTCGGGCACGAGTTCGAGATGCAGCGGGTCAGGTACATCTCGCACGGGCTTGAGCGCGTGGCCCGGATGGACGCCGAAGAAACAGGAAAGGCCGCTGCCAGACGGCCGGAAGAAGGGCGGGCACACCCGCTCGACCTGAAGAAACTGAAGGAATTGATCGAAGCAGAGGAGCCCTAA